One genomic window of Carassius gibelio isolate Cgi1373 ecotype wild population from Czech Republic chromosome A10, carGib1.2-hapl.c, whole genome shotgun sequence includes the following:
- the LOC128020908 gene encoding bone morphogenetic protein 10-like, whose protein sequence is MERRYRKCEEPGHTMKGPQTKWLHLQTCQHKRVDTVVLPSTLHHEIHKDEAVFPLAPHRAVRPERDGRTCAGVPDPHIILIFHIIIITSLITVMPVSGLPAAGCVCVLSLCVLLLSSARCGPVPPRSAPGAVDEVDMQEVLGQFLQVLNWTDQGPRPRPRSEPPEYMLELYERFTSDRSAAPSANIVRSFRNEEHSSHGESLRTHRLLFNISVPRHERVVSAELRLHMRLNTDSQQRSGAGWRVSVFEGRFQRDPLATKHLHRRESGWEVFDLTNAVQHWRKINTVTPSLEVRIENLQAFRNTNNWPVLDLDVDTDPDGKHEPALIVFSDDSSEVRQEEQSELRRKENQLWREESEDPDEMLSNLRVRRSAKTQDCRKAEMYVDFKDIGWDSFILAPSGYQAFTCRGACNYPLAREVTPTKHAIVQTLLNLKSPQRAAQACCVPTELKPISLLYENENGVVVLNNKYEGMVVKECGCR, encoded by the exons ATGGAAAGAAGATACAGGAAGTGTGAGGAACCCGGACACACTATGAAAGGCCCACAGACCAAGTGGCTACATCTCCAAACTTGTCAGCACAAGAGGGTCGACACCGTAGTCCTGCCCTCCACACTCCATCACGAGATCCACAAGGACGAGGCTGTTTTTCCTCTCGCACCACATCGAGCTGTCAGGCCGGAGAGAGACGGACGGACCTGCGCAGGTGTCCCAGACCCTCACATCAtcctgatatttcacatcatcatcatcacgtcTCTGATCACAGTCATGCCTGTTTCTGGGCTTCCTGCAGCCGGGTGTGTTTGTGTCCTGAGCCTCTGCGTCCTGCTGCTGTCTTCGGCTCGCTGCGGTCCGGTTCCTCCTCGCTCCGCTCCTGGGGCTGTGGATGAAGTGGACATGCAGGAGGTTCTGGGTCAGTTTCTGCAGGTGTTGAATTGGACGGATCAAGGGCCCCGGCCGAGGCCCCGCTCCGAACCGCCCGAGTACATGCTGGAACTGTACGAGCGATTCACGAGCGACCGCAGCGCCGCGCCGTCAGCCAACATCGTCAGGAGCTTCAGGAACGAAG AGCACAGCTCACACGGCGAGAGCCTTCGGACGCACCGTCTCCTCTTTAACATCTCTGTCCCGCGGCACGAGCGTGTGGTCAGCGCCGAGCTGCGGCTTCACATGCGTCTCAACACAGACTCGCAGCAGCGCAGCGGAGCGGGGTGGAGGGTGAGCGTGTTCGAGGGACGCTTCCAGAGAGATCCACTGGCGACTAAACACCTGCATCGCAGGGAGAGCGGCTGGGAGGTGTTCGACTTGACCAACGCCGTCCAGCACTGGAGGAAGATCAACACTGTGACCCCCAGCCTGGAGGTGCGCATCGAAAACCTGCAAGCGTTTAGGAACACGAACAACTGGCCAGTGCTAGATCTGGACGTTGACACGGATCCGGATGGAAAACACGAGCCTGCGCTGATCGTCTTCTCAGACGACTCGAGTGAAGTACGTCAGGAAGAACAGAGTGAACTCAGAAGGAAGGAGAACCAACTCTGGAGGGAAGAGAGCGAGGATCCAGACGAGATGCTCTCGAACCTGAGAGTCCGGCGCAGCGCTAAAACACAGGACTGCAGGAAAGCCGAGATGTACGTGGATTTCAAAGACATCGGCTGGGACTCGTTCATCCTGGCTCCGTCGGGTTACCAAGCGTTCACCTGCCGCGGAGCGTGCAATTATCCTCTGGCTCGGGAAGTGACGCCCACCAAACACGCCATCGTCCAGACGCTGCTCAATCTGAAGAGTCCTCAGAGAGCGGCGCAGGCCTGCTGCGTCCCCACCGAGCTCAAGCCCATCTCCCTGCTGTACGAGAACGAGAACGGCGTGGTGGTGCTGAATAATAAATACGAGGGCATGGTGGTGAAGGAATGCGGATGCAGATAG
- the LOC128020910 gene encoding neuropeptide FF receptor 1-like: MEATEGSWDASSVYIISDLVSCINQTNSTNSSTAGGDVLFPYYQHSLPTAALFTLAYLFIFLLCLMGNALVCVIVLRNQHMRTVTNIFILNLAVSDLLVGIFCIPTTLVDNLITGWPFSNTVCKLSGLVQGTSVCASVFTLVAIAVDRFRCIVHPFRPKLTLFVAKVSIGMIWVLALSIMFPSVLMLTVQQEKGHVMVHGDNSTYPLYSCYETWPDPEMRKVYTTVLFLHVYVIPLALIMLMYGRIGAKLYATAVLARAEQPDVPASHRKIRVIKMLMVVALLFMLSWLPLWTLMLLTDYARPDEDSLELLTSYVFPLSHWLAFSNSSVNPIIYGYYNENFKRGFQAACQHQVCCWGREKTRFRIKQPRAGSQFNRAASGHPLSLGSRTNRIFTESDLTGCVRLEMDTKGSSAEGGYSSTSITREIEKVSSTGGKIYNAWER; encoded by the exons ATGGAGGCCACTGAGGGATCATGGGATGCCTCCTCCGTCTACATCATCTCAGATCTGGTCTCCTGCATCAACCAGACCAACAGCACCAACTCCAGCACAGCAGGGGGCGACGTCCTGTTCCCTTACTACCAGCACTCTCTGCCGACGGCCGCGCTCTTCACGCTGGCGTATCTCTTCATCTTCCTGCTGTGTCTGATGGGGAACGCTCTGGTCTGTGTGATAGTCCTGAGGAACCAGCACATGAGAACCGTCACCAACATCTTCATCCTGAATCTGGCCGTCAGCGACCTGCTGGTCGGGATCTTCTGCATTCCCACCACGCTAGTGGACAACCTCATCACAG GCTGGCCTTTCAGCAACACAGTATGTAAACTGAGTGGATTGGTGCAAGGAACATCCGTCTGTGCCTCTGTTTTCACATTAGTCGCCATTGCTGTGGACAG GTTTCGCTGCATCGTTCACCCGTTCAGGCCCAAACTTACGCTCTTTGTGGCAAAGGTGTCTATAGGGATGATATGGGTGCTCGCTCTCTCCATAATGTTTCCCTCCGTGTTAATGTTAACCGTCCAGCAAGAGAAAGGGCACGTCATGGTTCACGGTGACAACAGCACATACCCGCTGTACTCCTGCTACGAGACCTGGCCCGACCCAGAGATGAGGAAAGTGTACACCACCGTCCTGTTCCTGCACGTATACGTCATTCCCCTGGCGCTCATCATGCTCATGTACGGCCGGATCGGAGCAAAGCTGTACGCCACAGCCGTCCTGGCCCGGGCCGAGCAGCCCGATGTCCCCGCGTCTCACAGAAAGATCCGGGTCATTAAGATGCTGATGGTGGTGGCTCTGCTCTTCATGCTGTCCTGGCTGCCGCTGTGGACGCTCATGCTGCTGACCGATTACGCCCGTCCAGACGAGGACAGTCTGGAGCTCCTCACTAGCTATGTGTTCCCTCTCTCTCACTGGCTGGCCTTCTCCAATTCCAGCGTCAACCCTATTATCTACGGCTACTATAACGAGAACTTCAAGAGAGGCTTCCAGGCCGCGTGTCAGCATCAGGTTTGTTGCTGGGGCCGAGAGAAGACGAGATTCAGAATCAAACAGCCCAGAGCTGGAAGCCAGTTTAATAGAGCTGCTAGCGGCCACCCGCTCAGCTTAGGCTCGAGAACGAACCGGATCTTCACCGAAAGTGACCTGACGGGATGTGTTCGTCTGGAGATGGACACCAAGGGCTCTTCAGCTGAAGGGGGATACAGCAGCACGTCTATAACAAGAGAGATCGAGAAAGTGTCTTCAACAGGAGGGAAAATATATAACGCCTGGGAGCGTTGA